From one Flavobacterium kingsejongi genomic stretch:
- a CDS encoding helix-turn-helix domain-containing protein: protein MKKITTYSIEHHQKVFNLSSNKKDFFFVELGKNSLFNSEPRRSETYSISFLKEGEVISQAGLTTQTIKAPAMIALGPTVVRTVRETENQPRMEIIFFTDDYLLANRSNVFYLMEFDFFDNEEQHTFSLNPEQARKIERIYDMMKDTLREHHYHEQEIIRSCIYILIHELNSFHKLQESPESHFNEKMSPILVNFKKLLNKEYQKQRSVNFYADKLNITAKHLSEILKKQSGKTAGEWINEVIILEAKVLLQNKTLSVAEVSEFLNFSDQSVFGKFFKTHTGLTPLQYRKTTI from the coding sequence ATGAAAAAGATTACGACCTACTCCATAGAGCACCATCAGAAAGTATTCAATTTATCCAGTAATAAAAAGGATTTTTTCTTTGTGGAATTAGGTAAGAACAGTCTTTTCAATTCTGAACCGAGGCGTTCTGAAACCTATTCGATTAGTTTTTTAAAAGAAGGAGAGGTCATCTCGCAAGCAGGATTAACCACACAAACTATAAAAGCGCCTGCAATGATTGCGTTGGGGCCAACAGTCGTCCGTACGGTTCGGGAAACGGAAAACCAACCCCGGATGGAAATTATCTTTTTCACAGATGATTACCTGCTGGCCAACCGTTCAAACGTTTTCTACCTGATGGAATTTGATTTTTTCGATAATGAGGAACAACATACGTTTAGCCTAAATCCGGAACAGGCTCGAAAAATAGAGCGTATTTATGACATGATGAAAGACACGCTTCGGGAACACCATTACCATGAGCAGGAAATCATTCGGAGCTGTATCTATATCCTCATCCATGAACTCAATTCGTTCCACAAACTCCAGGAATCACCGGAAAGCCATTTTAACGAAAAGATGTCTCCCATCCTCGTTAACTTTAAAAAATTACTGAACAAAGAATACCAAAAACAACGGTCGGTCAACTTCTATGCGGACAAACTAAATATAACCGCCAAGCACCTCTCAGAGATCTTAAAAAAGCAATCCGGAAAAACGGCCGGTGAATGGATTAATGAAGTTATCATATTGGAAGCCAAAGTACTACTTCAAAACAAAACACTCTCCGTTGCGGAAGTCAGCGAATTTCTCAATTTTTCGGATCAGTCCGTTTTCGGCAAATTCTTTAAAACACATACCGGACTGACCCCATTGCAGTACAGAAAAACGACGATATAG
- a CDS encoding DMT family transporter encodes MIYIFLSILCSVSVGVLLKIAKKYTIDIVQVITCNYVIALLLSYISFRPDLSVVTSEAPWAWYIALGILLPSVFLFLAASIRHMGIVKTDIAQRLSLFIPILASYFIFHETIAELKLTGLAIGFLAVFFTLYKSTTTGTTSQKWLYTAVVLLGFGTIDILFKQIAAYTPIAYTTSLFVVFVCALVMALLFTLYEFVAQKSTFNKKNIAVGVLLGALNFGNILFYLKAHKAFSSNPSTVFASMNLGVVVLGSLIGIFAFHEKMNRINYAGILMAIAAIILITLSQLNYSYADLTAYIATLF; translated from the coding sequence ATGATTTATATTTTTCTAAGCATTCTCTGTAGTGTTTCCGTTGGTGTTTTATTAAAAATAGCCAAAAAATATACTATAGATATTGTACAGGTCATCACCTGCAACTACGTCATTGCCTTGTTGCTTTCCTATATCAGCTTTCGCCCTGACCTGTCAGTCGTAACGTCAGAGGCTCCTTGGGCATGGTATATCGCACTCGGAATATTATTACCCTCTGTATTTTTATTTTTGGCCGCTTCGATACGCCACATGGGAATTGTAAAAACGGATATTGCCCAAAGGCTTTCACTTTTTATCCCCATACTGGCCTCTTACTTCATTTTCCATGAAACCATCGCCGAGCTTAAGCTTACCGGATTAGCCATTGGTTTCCTGGCTGTATTTTTTACTCTGTACAAAAGCACTACTACCGGAACAACTTCCCAAAAGTGGTTATATACCGCTGTAGTACTTTTAGGATTTGGTACTATTGATATCCTCTTCAAACAGATTGCGGCTTATACTCCCATTGCGTATACTACATCTTTATTCGTTGTATTTGTATGTGCCCTGGTAATGGCACTACTTTTTACCCTTTATGAATTCGTAGCACAAAAAAGCACTTTCAACAAGAAAAATATTGCTGTAGGAGTACTATTAGGCGCTTTAAATTTTGGAAACATTCTGTTTTACCTGAAGGCTCATAAAGCTTTTTCCAGTAATCCTTCCACTGTCTTTGCGTCTATGAATTTAGGTGTAGTCGTATTGGGGAGCCTGATTGGTATCTTTGCTTTCCATGAAAAAATGAACCGGATCAATTATGCCGGAATCCTTATGGCAATTGCAGCCATTATCCTGATTACACTATCCCAGTTGAATTACAGCTATGCCGATTTAACAGCTTACATCGCTACTTTATTTTAA
- a CDS encoding S8 family serine peptidase — protein sequence MKKIMLVWLVLSSFAGLAQQDAWVYFTAKPNAQQYLDNPLQMLSQRALDRRANQNIPLDSKDLPVYEPYSAAIAAASGITVMAKSKWLNALHIRGAQNDINALLTLDFVTRIDFANKALNVAGKNTIQSSVTMANKNQETAANFNYGTSSNQIQMLNGQLLHQQGYTGSGKIIAVLDAGFPGVNTAQPFQRLLNNNQILGGYDFVNRNENMYTGNSHGTMVLSTMGGYKENSLVGTAPDASYYLFITENAASENPLEESLWVEAAEMADSLGVDVINTSLGYNNYDNPAYSYTYADMNGTTSFIARGADIAFSRGMIVVVSAGNDGSTAWHYIATPADAFNVLTVGAVTATENYAAFSSVGPTADGRIKPDVMAQGQAAVVSGTTGTIATNNGTSFSGPIIAGMVASLWQALPTKTNVEIVQIIRQSSDRFTAPNDQYGYGIPDFAQALSTTLAVADSVLEPFVAYPNPVDAILYFKLPVTTDKATLTLYNSFGQMIAQKEINAEHPSIEVGNLNTGIYFYSLAAANGTRTGKISKK from the coding sequence ATGAAAAAAATAATGTTAGTATGGTTGGTATTATCCTCATTTGCAGGATTGGCACAACAGGATGCCTGGGTGTATTTTACAGCCAAACCCAATGCACAGCAGTACCTCGATAATCCACTACAAATGCTAAGTCAAAGAGCATTAGACAGAAGAGCAAATCAAAATATTCCGTTGGATAGTAAAGATCTGCCGGTATACGAACCTTACAGTGCTGCAATTGCTGCTGCATCTGGAATAACGGTTATGGCAAAATCCAAATGGCTTAATGCGCTTCACATCCGTGGAGCACAAAACGATATCAATGCCTTACTGACTTTGGACTTTGTAACACGGATTGATTTTGCCAATAAAGCCCTGAATGTTGCAGGAAAAAATACGATACAATCTTCGGTTACCATGGCTAATAAAAACCAGGAAACAGCGGCAAATTTTAATTATGGAACATCTTCGAACCAAATCCAGATGTTGAATGGCCAATTGCTGCACCAACAGGGCTATACGGGAAGTGGAAAAATTATTGCCGTATTGGATGCCGGCTTTCCCGGGGTGAATACGGCACAGCCTTTTCAAAGGCTACTGAATAATAATCAGATTTTAGGCGGGTATGATTTTGTAAACCGCAATGAAAATATGTATACTGGTAATTCACACGGTACAATGGTATTGTCTACTATGGGAGGGTATAAAGAAAACAGCCTGGTCGGTACGGCACCGGATGCTTCTTATTATCTTTTTATCACCGAGAATGCGGCAAGTGAAAATCCATTGGAAGAATCTTTATGGGTAGAAGCCGCGGAAATGGCCGATAGCCTGGGTGTGGATGTAATCAATACTTCTTTGGGATATAATAATTATGATAATCCGGCCTACAGCTATACCTATGCCGATATGAATGGTACTACTTCTTTTATCGCCCGTGGTGCTGATATCGCTTTTTCACGTGGTATGATTGTAGTCGTTTCCGCGGGTAACGATGGGAGTACCGCCTGGCATTATATTGCGACTCCGGCAGATGCTTTCAATGTGCTGACTGTAGGTGCTGTAACAGCTACAGAAAATTATGCCGCTTTTAGTTCTGTCGGGCCCACCGCCGACGGAAGGATAAAACCGGATGTTATGGCCCAGGGGCAGGCTGCTGTAGTGTCGGGTACTACCGGCACGATTGCAACCAATAACGGCACTTCTTTTTCAGGACCGATCATTGCAGGTATGGTCGCGAGTTTGTGGCAGGCCTTACCCACAAAAACAAATGTTGAGATTGTCCAGATTATCCGGCAGTCTTCAGATCGTTTTACGGCTCCCAATGACCAATATGGGTATGGGATTCCCGATTTTGCCCAGGCATTGAGCACAACGCTGGCCGTAGCGGATTCAGTTCTGGAGCCTTTTGTAGCCTATCCCAATCCGGTAGATGCAATTTTGTATTTTAAATTGCCGGTTACTACGGATAAAGCCACATTGACTTTATACAACAGTTTTGGACAGATGATAGCCCAAAAAGAAATAAATGCCGAACATCCTTCCATAGAAGTTGGGAATTTGAATACCGGGATTTATTTTTATAGCCTTGCCGCAGCAAATGGTACCCGTACCGGGAAAATTAGTAAAAAATAA
- a CDS encoding NAD(P)H-dependent flavin oxidoreductase, producing the protein MNSIKELFKIEFPIIQGGMIWTSGYKLASAVSNAGGLGLIGAGSMYPGVLRTHIQKCKAATDKPFGVNVPMLYPNIEEIMDIIVEEEVKIVFTSAGNPKTWTAFLKEKGITVVHVVSSTKFALKAQDAGVDAVVAEGFEAGGHNGREESTTLTLIPMVREQIQIPLIAAGGIATGRGMMAAMVLGADGVQVGSRFAASSEASLHPDFKQMIVEAKEGDTQLTLKELAPVRMLKNKFYNDLADLYTKNPTPDDLKLLLGRARAKRGMFEGDLIEGELEIGQISGLIHEIKSARQIIDDMMNEFALAKQEVASF; encoded by the coding sequence ATGAATAGCATAAAAGAACTTTTTAAAATAGAATTCCCAATCATACAGGGAGGAATGATCTGGACCAGCGGATACAAACTGGCCAGTGCAGTGAGTAATGCAGGTGGATTAGGTTTAATAGGTGCGGGATCGATGTATCCAGGTGTTTTACGCACCCATATCCAAAAATGCAAAGCAGCTACCGATAAGCCGTTTGGCGTAAACGTTCCGATGCTGTACCCTAATATTGAGGAAATCATGGATATTATTGTAGAAGAAGAGGTAAAGATTGTATTTACTTCTGCCGGAAATCCTAAAACGTGGACAGCATTTTTAAAAGAGAAAGGGATTACGGTAGTCCATGTGGTCAGCAGTACCAAATTTGCCCTAAAAGCACAGGATGCTGGGGTAGATGCAGTTGTTGCTGAAGGTTTTGAAGCCGGAGGCCATAATGGAAGGGAAGAGAGTACTACACTTACACTGATTCCTATGGTACGGGAACAAATACAGATTCCACTGATTGCGGCCGGAGGTATTGCTACCGGAAGGGGCATGATGGCAGCGATGGTCCTCGGGGCGGATGGCGTACAGGTAGGGAGCCGTTTTGCAGCTTCTTCCGAAGCTTCGCTGCATCCTGATTTCAAACAGATGATTGTGGAAGCCAAAGAAGGCGATACACAACTCACGTTGAAAGAACTCGCTCCGGTACGTATGTTAAAGAATAAGTTCTATAATGATTTGGCCGACTTGTATACTAAAAATCCAACACCTGATGATCTCAAATTACTATTGGGAAGAGCGAGAGCTAAAAGGGGAATGTTTGAAGGGGACCTCATCGAAGGCGAACTGGAAATAGGCCAGATATCGGGACTGATCCACGAAATTAAATCTGCCCGGCAAATTATTGACGATATGATGAATGAATTTGCCTTGGCAAAACAGGAAGTGGCTTCCTTCTAA
- a CDS encoding carbonic anhydrase translates to MEINRVFENNKKWIAEKLSISPEYFSDLSKGQDPDILYIGCSDSRVTAEELMGVEPGEVFVHRNIANMVISIDLNMMSVLNYAINYLHVNHVVVCGHYFCGGVKAAMLAEDLGILNPWLRNIRDVYRIHKKELNSIEDETEKYNRLTELNVREQCINLIKTSDVQKANKERGLQVHGWVFDIHSGKLIDLKIDYDHVVKDIIDIYDLGN, encoded by the coding sequence ATGGAAATTAATAGAGTATTTGAAAATAATAAGAAGTGGATTGCTGAAAAACTCAGTATCAGTCCCGAATATTTCTCTGATTTATCCAAAGGCCAGGATCCTGATATTCTCTATATCGGATGCTCTGATAGCCGTGTAACAGCAGAAGAACTTATGGGCGTGGAACCTGGTGAAGTATTTGTACACCGTAATATTGCCAATATGGTCATTAGTATTGACCTTAATATGATGTCTGTACTGAACTATGCAATCAATTACCTGCACGTAAACCATGTGGTGGTCTGTGGCCATTATTTCTGTGGCGGTGTTAAAGCGGCCATGCTGGCAGAAGACCTGGGTATTTTAAATCCATGGCTTCGAAACATCAGGGATGTGTACCGGATCCATAAAAAGGAACTGAATAGCATCGAGGACGAAACAGAAAAATACAACCGCCTGACGGAACTCAATGTACGGGAACAATGCATCAACCTGATTAAAACTTCGGATGTGCAAAAAGCCAATAAAGAAAGAGGGCTTCAGGTACACGGATGGGTATTTGACATCCATTCCGGCAAGCTGATCGATTTGAAAATCGACTACGACCACGTCGTTAAAGATATTATTGACATTTACGACCTGGGTAATTAA
- a CDS encoding Na+/H+ antiporter: protein MFQEKLLLIISLLFAVSMLVMLGEKLKISYPIFLVLGGLIISLIPGIPVLQLEPELIFTIFLPPILYEAAWYTSWHQFWKWKRPISMLAFGLVFFTSGIVAFVSNALIPGFTLALGFLLGGIISPPDAVAATSVLKGVKLPKRIITILEGESLINDASSLIVFRFALAAVVTGQFVFQEAIADFFIVGFMGIVVGLAIAHVFYVIHRFLPTTANIDTALTLMAPYIMYIAAEHFEFSGVMAVVSGGLFLSYRSHEILNHTSRLQTYNVWATIIFILNGIIFILIGLELPVIVEGLQGYTLEEGIKYGLIISAITIAIRFIWVYPIAFIPRLLSRKIRETEPSPGWQGPFVISWAGMRGVVSLASALAIPLTLTNGESFPQRNIILLITFVVILVTLVVQGLTLPLVIRLIKIKETDDLIPIEEQDTAVRLRLMRASLTYINRYLAKDVAENELVENLKKRIENGIKLSSERLESLETTENQHHQILRFREIELEILQAQRKELIEIKKHRIFEHEVIQKQESRLDLDESKFSPKN, encoded by the coding sequence ATGTTCCAGGAAAAGCTACTATTGATCATATCGCTACTGTTTGCTGTTTCCATGTTGGTTATGCTGGGGGAAAAATTAAAAATCTCCTATCCTATTTTCCTGGTACTGGGCGGATTAATCATCAGCCTTATTCCGGGAATTCCGGTACTTCAACTTGAACCCGAACTGATCTTTACCATATTTCTGCCCCCGATATTATATGAAGCTGCCTGGTACACTTCCTGGCATCAATTCTGGAAATGGAAACGCCCGATCTCCATGCTCGCATTTGGGTTGGTATTTTTCACCTCCGGTATCGTTGCTTTTGTATCGAATGCTTTAATTCCGGGATTCACGTTGGCTTTAGGTTTTCTGTTGGGCGGAATTATTTCGCCACCAGATGCTGTAGCAGCTACTTCAGTACTGAAAGGAGTCAAGTTACCGAAGCGTATTATTACCATATTGGAAGGAGAAAGCCTGATCAATGATGCGTCGAGTTTAATTGTATTTCGTTTTGCCCTTGCTGCTGTAGTAACCGGACAATTTGTATTCCAGGAGGCCATAGCCGATTTTTTTATTGTGGGCTTTATGGGTATTGTCGTAGGATTGGCAATAGCGCATGTTTTTTATGTGATTCATCGTTTTTTACCTACTACGGCCAATATTGATACCGCACTTACCCTAATGGCACCCTATATTATGTATATCGCTGCGGAGCATTTTGAATTTTCCGGAGTCATGGCTGTGGTATCCGGCGGATTATTCCTTTCCTATCGTTCCCATGAAATTTTAAACCACACCTCAAGGCTTCAAACCTATAATGTGTGGGCGACAATCATTTTTATCCTCAATGGGATTATTTTTATTCTCATCGGACTGGAATTACCAGTGATTGTGGAAGGATTGCAGGGTTATACGTTGGAAGAAGGCATCAAATACGGCCTTATCATCAGTGCAATTACCATTGCCATCCGGTTTATCTGGGTCTATCCTATTGCATTTATCCCGCGGCTACTGAGTCGCAAAATCAGGGAAACAGAACCGAGCCCGGGATGGCAGGGCCCGTTTGTCATCAGCTGGGCGGGTATGCGTGGTGTGGTCTCCTTAGCTTCGGCACTGGCCATTCCCCTGACGCTAACCAATGGGGAATCTTTTCCACAACGTAACATTATCCTCCTGATTACTTTTGTTGTTATTCTCGTGACACTGGTCGTACAGGGACTTACCTTACCATTGGTCATCAGGCTGATCAAAATCAAAGAAACCGATGACCTCATACCGATTGAAGAACAAGATACGGCGGTACGATTACGATTGATGCGCGCTTCCCTGACCTATATCAACCGCTACCTTGCAAAAGATGTTGCTGAAAATGAATTGGTAGAAAATCTCAAAAAAAGAATTGAAAACGGAATCAAACTTTCTTCCGAACGGCTCGAATCATTAGAAACAACTGAAAACCAACACCATCAAATCCTCCGCTTCCGCGAAATAGAGCTTGAAATCCTACAGGCGCAACGGAAAGAGCTGATCGAAATCAAAAAACACCGGATTTTTGAGCATGAAGTAATCCAGAAACAAGAGAGCCGCCTGGACCTTGACGAATCAAAATTTAGTCCTAAAAATTAA
- a CDS encoding alkaline phosphatase codes for MDRRKFFRNGSLFTLGTTLINPFQLAANDVGSDLFESSKKAKNIIFMVSDGMSTGTLNMADLFLNRKTGKGSNWLQLYKDNKIKRALMDTASASSIVTDSSAASSSWGGGVRVNNGSLNVGPNGEEYLPIWQKFKKAGKMAGCVTTVAITHATPAGFCINSKKRSAQDDIAEMYLDLGFDVMMGGGNNNFDPAVRKDKKDVYAGFYAKGYQIAKTRQEMLSLRNDKPILGVFDEDAVPYNIDRINTPELKSKIPTLAEMAQKAIDRMKDHKKGFVLQIESGKVDWAAHGNDIGGLIYDQIALDEAIKVAMDFAEKDGNTLLIITTDHGNANPGVIYGKDANTNFDSIQKYSHTNEVILNSFNNSTTVAQIREKFEATNGTAVTEEEAKILLSYYNGLHKQEDGLYNYKKLPFKALAEIQQKYNSVGWISMDHSADYVELAMYGPGSDLLKPFVKNTDLHYLMLEAAEVENKF; via the coding sequence ATGGATAGAAGAAAATTTTTCAGAAACGGCTCCCTGTTTACCTTAGGAACCACTTTAATCAATCCTTTCCAGTTAGCAGCAAATGATGTAGGTTCAGACCTTTTTGAAAGCAGCAAGAAAGCCAAAAATATTATCTTCATGGTAAGTGATGGTATGAGTACCGGAACCCTGAATATGGCTGATCTTTTCCTAAACCGCAAAACCGGTAAAGGTTCCAACTGGTTACAGTTATATAAAGACAATAAAATAAAGAGAGCGTTAATGGATACTGCATCTGCCAGTTCTATCGTGACCGATTCGTCTGCTGCCAGTTCCTCCTGGGGCGGCGGTGTCAGGGTAAACAACGGATCTTTAAACGTTGGCCCTAATGGTGAAGAATATCTTCCAATCTGGCAGAAGTTCAAAAAAGCCGGAAAGATGGCAGGATGCGTTACTACAGTAGCCATTACCCACGCTACACCAGCTGGTTTTTGCATCAATAGTAAAAAAAGAAGTGCACAGGATGATATCGCAGAGATGTACCTTGACCTTGGTTTTGATGTGATGATGGGCGGTGGTAATAATAATTTTGATCCAGCAGTTCGAAAAGATAAAAAAGACGTGTATGCTGGTTTTTATGCTAAAGGCTACCAAATTGCAAAAACACGTCAGGAAATGCTTTCACTCCGAAACGACAAACCTATCCTGGGTGTATTTGATGAAGATGCCGTTCCCTATAATATTGACCGTATCAATACGCCGGAATTAAAATCCAAAATCCCTACCCTGGCAGAGATGGCTCAAAAAGCAATCGACAGGATGAAAGACCATAAAAAGGGTTTTGTGCTTCAAATTGAATCCGGAAAAGTAGACTGGGCAGCACACGGAAACGATATCGGTGGCTTAATCTACGACCAGATTGCACTCGATGAAGCGATTAAAGTGGCTATGGATTTTGCCGAAAAAGACGGAAATACTCTGCTGATCATTACAACCGATCACGGTAATGCAAATCCTGGTGTAATATATGGTAAAGATGCCAATACTAACTTTGATAGCATCCAGAAATACTCCCACACTAATGAAGTTATCTTAAACAGCTTTAATAATAGTACTACAGTTGCTCAGATCCGCGAGAAATTTGAGGCTACGAATGGCACTGCAGTAACAGAAGAAGAAGCTAAAATACTATTATCCTATTACAACGGACTGCACAAACAGGAGGACGGCCTTTACAATTATAAGAAACTCCCTTTCAAAGCTCTGGCTGAAATCCAACAGAAGTACAATTCTGTAGGCTGGATCAGTATGGATCACTCTGCCGATTATGTAGAGCTGGCAATGTACGGTCCCGGAAGCGATTTGCTGAAACCTTTTGTAAAAAATACAGACCTTCATTACCTCATGCTGGAAGCAGCAGAAGTGGAAAATAAATTCTAA
- a CDS encoding MerC domain-containing protein has protein sequence MKKTSTASFDILGISSATLCLIHCLAFPLLTLIPLGVSHNPWIDLAFAAIGVFAVAKITKKSHVMAVKVILWSSITLILASVIADLLIHHHSNLMYVGATGLIIGHFINFRAHKH, from the coding sequence ATGAAAAAAACTTCCACGGCTTCTTTTGATATTTTGGGAATATCCAGTGCCACCCTCTGCCTCATTCATTGCCTTGCATTTCCACTATTAACCCTCATTCCTTTAGGGGTGAGCCACAATCCGTGGATTGATTTAGCCTTCGCGGCCATAGGTGTTTTTGCTGTTGCAAAAATAACAAAAAAAAGCCACGTTATGGCGGTTAAAGTAATCTTATGGAGCTCGATAACCCTAATCCTCGCGAGCGTCATCGCCGACCTCCTAATCCACCATCATAGCAACCTGATGTATGTGGGTGCTACCGGACTAATAATAGGTCACTTTATCAATTTCCGTGCCCACAAACATTAA
- a CDS encoding Fur family transcriptional regulator: MEKKIKRERSSVTKTQIIEILTTRKEALAHKDFQKIFGDSCDRVTIYRALDRLVDEGKIHKVTGMEGIVQYALCQKCDSALSHNHNHVHFNCLKCGKVLCIENAKPQFELPVAFKVEEVQCMVSGTCPDCAV; encoded by the coding sequence ATGGAAAAGAAAATTAAAAGGGAGCGAAGTTCTGTGACCAAAACACAGATTATTGAAATATTAACCACCCGTAAAGAAGCACTGGCTCATAAAGATTTTCAGAAAATTTTTGGAGATTCCTGTGATCGTGTGACCATTTATAGGGCTTTAGATCGATTGGTCGATGAAGGAAAGATTCATAAAGTAACCGGAATGGAAGGGATTGTGCAATATGCATTATGCCAGAAATGTGATAGTGCTTTAAGCCATAACCATAATCATGTACATTTTAATTGCCTCAAATGTGGAAAAGTGCTGTGTATAGAAAACGCAAAGCCACAGTTTGAATTACCTGTGGCTTTTAAAGTTGAAGAAGTGCAATGTATGGTTTCCGGTACCTGTCCGGATTGTGCCGTTTAA
- the lysA gene encoding diaminopimelate decarboxylase — protein MQTKDLLQLAEEFGSPLYVYDAEKIQSQYNRLTTAFSKVDSLRINYAVKALSNISILKLLKQMGAGLDTVSIQEVQLGIHAGFSPEKIIYTPNGVSLEEIEEVAQIGVQINIDNLSILEQFGTKYPNIPVCIRINPHVMAGGNTNISVGHIDSKFGISIHQMPHLLRIIENTNMHINGIHMHTGSDILDVEVFLYAAEILFEAAKHFMTLDFIDFGSGFKVPYSKGDIETDVEEFGKKLTKRFNAFCKEYGRDLTLAFEPGKFLVSEAGYFLAKVNVVKQTTSTVFAGVDSGFNHLIRPMLYGSQHHIENISNPKGKERFYSVVGYICETDTFANNRRINEIKEGDILCFRNAGAYCFSMASNYNSRYKPAEVLWFEGKGHLIRERETFEDLIKNQVVFEFEPQTA, from the coding sequence ATGCAGACAAAAGACTTACTACAGCTTGCGGAAGAATTTGGCAGTCCGCTCTATGTATATGATGCCGAAAAAATACAGTCCCAATATAACCGCCTGACTACCGCTTTTTCCAAAGTGGACAGCCTCAGGATTAATTATGCTGTAAAGGCGCTTTCCAATATTTCAATTTTAAAACTCCTGAAACAAATGGGTGCCGGACTGGATACCGTATCCATACAGGAAGTACAATTGGGGATCCATGCCGGATTTTCACCGGAAAAAATCATCTATACGCCAAATGGAGTTTCACTGGAAGAAATCGAAGAAGTGGCACAAATAGGCGTACAAATCAATATTGACAACCTTTCGATACTGGAACAATTCGGTACCAAATATCCGAATATTCCCGTTTGCATCCGAATTAATCCCCATGTAATGGCAGGTGGAAATACCAACATTTCCGTAGGCCATATCGATAGCAAATTTGGAATATCCATCCACCAGATGCCGCATTTGCTGCGTATCATCGAAAACACCAACATGCACATTAACGGGATCCACATGCATACCGGATCGGATATCCTGGATGTGGAAGTATTCCTGTATGCGGCAGAAATTCTTTTTGAAGCTGCTAAACACTTTATGACACTTGATTTTATCGATTTTGGCAGTGGTTTCAAAGTACCTTACAGTAAAGGTGATATTGAAACGGATGTAGAAGAATTTGGAAAAAAACTAACGAAACGCTTCAATGCTTTTTGCAAAGAATACGGCCGTGATTTAACGCTGGCTTTTGAACCGGGAAAATTCCTGGTAAGTGAAGCTGGTTACTTTTTGGCCAAAGTAAATGTGGTGAAACAAACTACTTCTACTGTATTTGCAGGAGTAGACAGTGGCTTCAATCATTTGATACGCCCTATGCTGTACGGCTCACAACATCATATAGAGAATATCTCCAACCCAAAAGGAAAAGAGCGTTTTTATTCTGTAGTGGGTTATATTTGCGAGACCGATACTTTCGCGAATAACCGACGCATCAACGAAATAAAAGAAGGTGATATTTTATGTTTTAGAAATGCAGGCGCTTACTGCTTTTCTATGGCTTCCAATTACAATTCCCGATACAAACCTGCAGAAGTATTATGGTTTGAAGGAAAAGGACACCTCATCCGCGAACGGGAAACATTTGAAGACCTCATCAAAAATCAAGTGGTATTTGAGTTTGAGCCACAAACGGCTTAA